AATAGAAAAATGATTATGTAACTCTGCATCTAAAAGTGATTTAGCTATATCTTGCTGTCAAAAAAATGCAGGGATTGCCTGCAGAACACCGCCATCCATTACAGATCTAGACCTCGATGCATTTGATCGTGTCATGTCAATCAATGTCAGAGGTGTAGTAGCAGGAATAAAGCATGCATCACGAGTGATGATTCCACGTAAAAAGGGTTGCATTTTGTGCACTGCAAGTGTTACAGGAATAATGGGTGGGATGGCTCAACCAACCTATTCTATTTCGAAATCAGCAGTGGTGGGAGTTGTCAAGTCCGTGTCAGCAGAACTGAGCAAGCATGGGATTCGGATTAACTGCATATCGCCCTTCGCAATTCCTACTCCTTTTGTTATAGAAGAGTTGAGAGAACGGCATCCTGGGATCAAAGACGAAATGATAGTGAAGATGGTACATTATGCTGGTGAGCTACAGGGGGCGAATTGCGAAGAAATTGATGTTGCAAATGCTGCTTTGTATTTGGCATCAGATGAGGCTAAGTATGTAAATGCTCATAACTTGGTTGTTGATGGAGGTTGTACTTCTATTAAAAACTTGCGTATTCCTCCTCCGGA
This Spinacia oleracea cultivar Varoflay chromosome 6, BTI_SOV_V1, whole genome shotgun sequence DNA region includes the following protein-coding sequences:
- the LOC110805763 gene encoding secoisolariciresinol dehydrogenase, whose amino-acid sequence is MFLLKLRKMGLISRALASASFTRGFSNHGGRLEGKVALITGAASGIGKATAIKFVENGAKVVIADIQHELGQNLAKELGSSASFVACDVTKEADISSAIDFSVSRYGQLDIMYNNAGIACRTPPSITDLDLDAFDRVMSINVRGVVAGIKHASRVMIPRKKGCILCTASVTGIMGGMAQPTYSISKSAVVGVVKSVSAELSKHGIRINCISPFAIPTPFVIEELRERHPGIKDEMIVKMVHYAGELQGANCEEIDVANAALYLASDEAKYVNAHNLVVDGGCTSIKNLRIPPPDQV